Proteins encoded together in one Musa acuminata AAA Group cultivar baxijiao chromosome BXJ3-6, Cavendish_Baxijiao_AAA, whole genome shotgun sequence window:
- the LOC135639702 gene encoding uncharacterized protein LOC135639702, giving the protein METDGQIRVRRRPTKRRRSRGFVKAVADYLASDCYMYAPILDVPPPDLPPSSAACSPPTTEIRTNRSISCHTEMVSAPSDKRVSVVQLQRLISK; this is encoded by the exons ATGGAGACGGACGGGCAGATTAGAGTCCGAAGGAGGCCGACGAAGCGGCGGAGGAGCAGGGGATTCGTCAAGGCCGTGGCGGATTACCTCGCGTCCGATTGCTACATGTACGCCCCTATCCTCGACGTGCCGCCTCCCGATTTGCCGCCGTCATCTGCCGCCTGCTCTCCTCCCACCACAG AAATCAGAACCAACAGAAGCATCAGCTGCCACACTGAGATGGTTTCTGCGCCATCTG ATAAAAGGGTGTCCGTAGTGCAGTTGCAGAGGCTGATCTCAAAGTGA